One Candidatus Nitrotoga arctica genomic window, TCAAGCGCCGCCAAATCATCTGGAGTAAACGGGCGTGCATAAGAAAAGTCATAGTAGAACCCGTTTTCAATCACCGGGCCAATAGTCACTTGAGCCTCGGGAAATAACTCCTTAACCGCGTAGGCCAGAAGGTGTGCAGTGGAATGGCGAATAATCTCTAGCCCGTCCTCGTCCTTATCGGTGATGATAGATAATTCTGCGTCAGAAAAAATAAGATGAGAGGTATCAACCAAATGCCCATCTACTTTTCCGGCTAACGCCGCACGCGCCAAGCCCGCGCCTATACTCTGTGCAACTTCGGCGACGGTAACGGGCTGCGCAAAACTGCGTTGCGAGCCATCTGGCAATGTAATACAAGGCATATTTAGATATCTATTAGTTAAAATAAAAGTAATGTACTCGCACCCTCAAATAAACCGCGTCATCCTCAAAGTGCGGCTAGAGCTATATTTATTATATTTATATTTTGTTAAGGGTGTGAATAATTTTGTATAAATGATCATATGGCAAAAGACTCCTGACTTTTAAAAGGAGTGAGCCAAGCCGAAGCAAGGAAAACACCCTCTTCTGATTAATCGGCCAACTACTGGCCCACTACCAAAAGCCTGCCGACCTTTTGGGTAAAGTTAATTTGCTCAAGCAATTCACCAAAATTGGCAGAAATCAAAACGTGCAGGGAATGAGAAACAAAAGATTGGAGGCTGAGGTTCAATCCCTGCGACAACGTTTTGGGGCAACCAAGCAGTTAGAGGCACAAACAATAAATTGAAAATTGAGCGCAAACAGCTAGTTCTGCGGCTACGGCGCGATTTATCTGAACCAAACCAGCGGTTGTCTGAGGTATTCTTGCCTTTGAGGAAACCTCCAGGCAATTTTATGAATCTGCAGGTAACATGATCGTGGATAAGACCAAAAGTGGCCTGCCTTCCAGTTCCCGATGCAAGGTTCCCGCAGCCAGAGTATCAAGAATATGCAGATATTCTGCTTTCGCCTGATACTTCTACGCCTATGTGCGAAGCGCGAAATCGGTCCAGATTTTCTAATACACGACAGCCATCTTTTTGATGAAATTAATGGCCATCAAATTAGTAGTATGTTGAAGATTGGGGTAGCAACGGCTCGTGAACTCGGATTTCAATAGACATTAACCATGAACGAGGACGATGCTTTCAAAGAGAAAACGGACGGATTTGATCTGCACGAATATATCCTACTTGTCGTTCTGACCGACGCAAAGGAGAGGGTGAACTCTTCAAATTTGGTTTCTAAAGTACCACCATGGAGGCCGTCGAACTCATCGACTCCCTACCACTCACTTCAAGACCGAGAGTGAGTATAAATATATGCGAATGCTGCCCAGCGTTTTTATCTTATCTATATTTTTTGTTATATATAAGCTGTATGAGAGGAATCATGCGTCATCAGAAAAATTATTGCGGAGATGTGGAAACAACTGAATAGCGCGACCTGTTGGTTACCGCCGGGAGCGATTATTGAAAGGGATATTTAGTGTAAGATGTTCAACTTTCTCACAAGGTGCTCTTGATAGTGCGTTCCGCAACTTCAATATTTATCCTTAAACCGGGTTATTGTTTTAGTGTCGGCAAGCCTTACGCCCATTGGACGTTGACCAAATGATATGCGCGCGTTGCAAAAGTATGAACGTGCGTCGTTCTTCGTGGAAGAAAAACGAAGATCACATGAACCACTTACTTTATGCGCCATACCGTTGCCGTGACTGCAAGCATCGATTCTTTAAATTCAGTGGGCCCTTCAAGCTTCCTGTCGCAGCCACCTTGGGTTTGCTTGCCGGCGTAGGTTTTCTTGTCACGATTTATCTACTATCCAAACCTGACCTTACCATCGCCTCTCCACACATCGCCCATGAAATAAAGCCAAGCAGAACGCTTATCCTCGAGAAAGCAAAACGGGGTAAAGCCGATGACCAATACGCTGCGGGCCTCATGTACATGCCAGGAGGCGAGTTCCCCATAAATTACAAGGAGGCACTGAAGTGGTTTGATTTGGCCGCCAAGCAGGGACATGCAGGGGCAGAATTCAATTTGGGTCTACTTTATAGAAATGGCCGTGGTGTATTGCAGGATTTCACGGCTGCCGCTCAATGGATTGAGAAAGCAGCCCACAAAGGTTATCCGGAAGCTCAATATCAGCTTGGAACATTTTACAAAACCGGTGAAGGCATCCAACGTGATCTAACACAAGCTTACGTCTGGTATAACCTCGCGTCCGCACAAGGCTATGAACCCGGCATTTCTGGACGAGATAATGTGGCAAATCTCATGAATGCAGCTGAAGTACTGAAAGCGCAAACGCTGTCGCGGAATTTCAAGCTAACGCCGTCCAATCATGGTGAGGACAAAACGCTTCCCAAGGATTTTTAACAGGTGCTCCTATCAAGTTATCTGCGCCACTTCTCGAACGGTTTGTGCGATGGTTTCCGCCCAGTGCCGAACTTTTTCACCATCCTCACCTTCCACCATCACACGTAACAACGGTTCGGTTCCAGAAGGCCTCAGCAATACTCTGCCACAACCATCAAGCGCCGTTTCGGCAGCCATCACCACTTCACGTATGCTGGCATGCGAAGAACAATCAGCCCCTCTGGCAACACGCACATTCAGTAATATTTGTGGATACAGTGTTAAATCTGAAACAGCTTGAGCCAGGGTCTGCTGGTTAACGCGAAGTGCATGCAATACTTGCAAGGCGGAGATGATGCCATCGCCCGTTGTGTGCCGATCGAGACAGATGATGTGGCCGGAATTTTCTCCGCCAAGTTGCCAGCCTTGTTGCAACATCGTTTCCATTACATGACGATCACCCACCTTGGCGCGCGCGAAGGGTACGTGCATGCGTTGCATGGCATGCTCGAAAGCCAGATTGGTCATTAGTGTTCCCACCACCCCGCCCTTAAGCGTACCCTGCACATGGCGGTGCTTGGCAATAATGTAGAGAAGCTGATCGCCATCGTACAAACATCCATCCGCGTCCACCATTACCAATCGGTCGCCGTCACCATCGAGGGCAATACCCAGATCGGCATGATGGTCTTTAACGGCTTGCTGCAAATTGGCTGGGGCAGTCGCACCATAACCGTCGTTGATGTTTATTCCATCCGGCTGCACACCGATAGTTATAACATCCGCACCCAGCTCGTGGAAAACATGTCGGGCAATGTGATAGCAAGCACCGTGCGCACAATCCACCACCAATTTCAAGCCACGCAAATCTAAATCGTAAGGAAAGCTACTCTTGCAAAACTCAATATAACGGCCTGCCGCATCTTGTAAGCGTTTGGCTTTGCCCAGCCTGGCCGAAGGCATGGTTTCTATTGATGTTTCCAGCCTGGCTTCGATGGCATATTCCGTTTCATCTGCTAGCTTGCTGCCTTGGCTGGAAAAAAACTTAATGCCATTATCCTCGAACAGATTATGCGAAGCAGAAATCACGATCCCCGCCTGCAAACGTAATGCACGAGTTAGATAAGCCACTGCAGGCGTTGGCACCGGTCCAGCCAGATAAACATCTACCCCAGCGGCAATCAAACCCGCCTGCAAAGCCGATTCAAGCAGATAGCCAGAAATACGCGTATCCTTGCCAATCAGTACTCCGGGATTTTCACCCCGTGATAAATGCCAATCTGCGGAAGCCAGCACTTTACCTGCGGAATAGCCCAAGTTCATAACAAATTCCGGCGTAATAGGATATTCACCCACCCGTCCGCGCACACCATCCGTACCAAAAAATTTTTTGCTCACAAGTCGATCCCCCTCACAGCGTTCAAAATTTTCAAGGCATCTACTGTGGCACGCACATCGTGCACGCGCACCATGCATGCTCCTCGCATCACTGCCAACAACGCTGCCGCTACGCTGGCATGTACTCGATGTTCTACGTCTTGGCCAGTAATTGTCCCCAGCATGGATTTACGCGATAACCCGGCTAATAGTGGTACACCCAGTACAGAAAATTTATCCAGATGCCTTAGCAGAGCGAGATTATGCGCCAAGGTTTTGTCAAAACCAAAACCCGGATCGACCATGATACGTTCCCGCGCGATGCCTGCCTTTTGCGCGGATACTATACGTGAACGCAAGAATTGAAGCACCTCTGCCACTACATCCTGATAGTGCGGCGGCTGCATAGCTTGGAGCGCGCCTTGTTTATGCATCAGGCACACCGCTACATCGCTGGCCGCCACGGCGGCCAGCGCATCCGGTTGTTGCAGCGCGTTGATATCATTGATCATGCTCGCTCCTGCCGCCAATGCCGAGCGCATCACTTCTGCTTTATAGGTATCAACTGAAAGAGGAACCGGGGCACCGTGCAAGCCTTCAATCACCGGCATGATGCGATCCAACTCTTCCTGCACGCTGATCGATAGCGCGCCGGGACGCGTGGATTCACCGCCTATGTCGAGAAGGTCAGCGCCTTCTTGAATCAGTTGATGTGCATGAATAAGCGCTGCATCATGTTGCGAATGACGCCCGCCATCATAGAATGAGTCGGGGGTGATATTGACGATGCCCATAACCAAAGTGCGGGACAAGTCCAACTTGAATGAGCCACAATGGAGAAGCATGTGATAGGTGAAGTAAAGGATAAAAGGGAAAATGGGAACATCTAAAAGCGCGGAAACATGCACCCCACCCCTTTCCCTTAAATCATCCTTCTCAGCTTTTCAAGCTCCCGGCGCTGGCTGAGGAGCAGATGGAGTTCCCGATGCTGTCGGTGCTGCATCCTGGGGCGGCTGGGCATCTTTGCTCGACTGAATGACCTTGGGCGGACGTGGCGGTTTACCGGCCATAATATCGTCGAGCTGGTCGGAATCCAAAGTTTCAAATTCAAGCAGTGCTTTCGCCATCGCTTCGACTTTGTCCCGATTGGCTTCGATCAGCCCTCGAGCCAATGCATACTGCTGGTCTATAATGCGGCGAATTTCCTCATCCACTTTCTGCATGGTAGCTTCTGAAACATTCTTGTGGGTAGTCACAGAGCGCCCAAGAAATACCTCGCCTTCGTTTTCGCCATATACCATCGTCCCCAAGGCTTCCGACATACCCCATTGTGTTACCATGCGGCGTGCCATTTCAGTGGCACGCTCAAAGTCATTGGAAGCTCCGGTAGTCATTTGGTGCATGAAAATCTCTTCCGCAATACGACCGCCGAACAATACCGCAAGCGTATCAAGGATCCGATTCTTATCCATGCTGTAACGATCTTCCGCTGGCAACTGCATGGTCAACCCCAACGCACGTCCACGCGGAATGATAGTAACCTTGTGAACCGGATCAGTTTTTGGCAGCAACTTTGCCACCACCGCGTGGCCGGATTCATGGTAAGCGGTGTTGCGACGTTCCTCCTCTGGCATGACAACTGAGCGGCGTTCCGCACCCATCATGATCTTATCCTTGGCTGCCTCGAAATCGTCCATTTCGACGAATCGCTTGCTGCGTCGTGCGGCAAACAACGCCGCCTCGTTTACCAGATTCGCCAGGTCAGCCCCAGACATACCAGGTGTACCACGCGCCAAAATATCGGCTTTCACGTCAGGCGCAATAGGCACTTTGCGCATGTGCACCATCAGAATCTGTTCGCGGCCACGAATATCCGGCAACGGCACTACTACTTGGCGATCAAAACGGCCCGGACGCAACAGTGCTGAGTCGAGTACATCGGGACGATTGGTCGCAGCGATTACAATCACGCCGCTGGCTCCTTCAAAACCATCCATTTCCACTAGCAACGCATTCAGGGTTTGTTCACGCTCATCATTGCCGCCGCCCAAGCCAGCACCGCGCTGGCGACCGACGGCATCAATTTCATCAATGAAGACAATGCACGGCGCCTGTTTCTTAGCTTGCTCGAACATGTCGCGCACGCGCGCCGCGCCCACGCCGACAAACATTTCTACAAAATCAGATCCAGAGATTGAAAAGAACGGTACATTAGCCTCACCCGCAATGGCCTTTGCCAGCAACGTTTTGCCGGTGCCGGGGCTACCCAGCAGCAACACCCCGCGCGGAATGCGGCCGCCCAAATTTTGAAATTTGGTTGGGTCGCGCAGGAAATCTACAATCTCGGATACTTCTTCCTTGGCCTCATCGCAACCTGCCACATCGGCAAAGGTAACACGTTCTTTAGTCTCGTCCAGCATGCGCGCCTTGCTCTTGCCAAAAGAGAAAAGCCCCCCCCCTTTACCGCCGCCTTGCATCTGGCGCATGAAAAAAACCCACACGCCAATGAGCAGCAGCATCGGGAACCACGAAACAAAAATACTCATCAGAAAAGATTGCTCTTCTTCCGGCTTGGCCTCAATCGTAACACCGTTCTTGATCAAGTCAGATACCAACCACAAATCTTGCGGCGCATAGCTGCTGATGCGCTTGCCATCGTTAGTAACAGCCTTGAGCATGCGTCCTTCGATAGTTACCTTGGTAATACTCCCCAGCCTGACTTCTTCCAGAAAGCGCGAGTAATCCACCTGCGTCTGCGAGGTCTGCTGCTGGCGCGTGTTGAATTGATTGAATACGGTCATCAGCACCAACGCCACGACCATCCAAATTCCGATACTCTTAAACAAGTTGTTCAAAGTTACTCCTTAACCCAGCGCATAGTCGCTACCATGCGTCCATTAAACTACGTCTGGCCCGATTACTCAAGGGCACCACTATAAATCCAACAATATTGCAATACTGCGTTGATCTACAGATTTTACCGCTTACATGTTAAACATACTGCCTGTTAAACTTAACTCGCGTCTTGTCTCAATTTAGAAAGTTGAATTTTCAAATGTACTCTCAAATTTTGAAGTTCCCAAGAGATACAGTTCATTACTTCGATCACGCGAAGAGTCTGGCTTACGCGTCACCACTCGAGCAAAGTAACTACGCATCAACTTAATATAGTCCTCAAAACCTACGCCTTGAAACACTTTCACCAGAAATGTGCCGCTTGGTTGCAAATGGCGTAATGAAAAGTCCAGCGCCAGTTCCGCCAAATGCATAGCACGTGCCTGATCGCTTATGTTGATGCCACTAATATTGGGGGACATATCAGAAATTACAAGTCCAATTTTCTTGCCACCCAGCTTGCTCTCAATTTGTGCCATCACACTGTCGTCGCGGAAATCACCTTGAATAAACTCTACGCCATGTATCGGGTGCAATGGCAACAGGTCGACTGCAATTACCTTGCCCCCTTCAGCCACCTTGATGGCAGCGACTTGCGACCAGCCGCCAGGGGCCGCACCCAAGTCAACCACCACCATACCACGTTTGAGTAGCCGGTCACGCTCATCAATTTCTAATAATTTATATGCCGCACGCGAACGGTAACCTTCCTTCTGCGCACGCTGCACATATGAATCATTAACATGTTCATGCATCCATTGTTTACTACTTTTAGATCGCTTCATCGTTTAAAATGTCAGCCTTATCAGGAGCCAATAAAATTGCTAACACTAACTGTATTACAACGCCAAAACCTCAAAGCGCGCGCTCATCCGCTTAAACCCACCGTCATGATTGGATCAGCAGGATTAACCCCCACCGTACTGGGAGAAATCTCCTGCGCCTTGAAAAGCCATGAATTAATCAAAATCAGGGTTATGAATGAGGATCGAGAAGCACGCTTAGTTATCTTGGAACAAATTT contains:
- a CDS encoding tetratricopeptide repeat protein: MNHLLYAPYRCRDCKHRFFKFSGPFKLPVAATLGLLAGVGFLVTIYLLSKPDLTIASPHIAHEIKPSRTLILEKAKRGKADDQYAAGLMYMPGGEFPINYKEALKWFDLAAKQGHAGAEFNLGLLYRNGRGVLQDFTAAAQWIEKAAHKGYPEAQYQLGTFYKTGEGIQRDLTQAYVWYNLASAQGYEPGISGRDNVANLMNAAEVLKAQTLSRNFKLTPSNHGEDKTLPKDF
- the glmM gene encoding phosphoglucosamine mutase; the protein is MSKKFFGTDGVRGRVGEYPITPEFVMNLGYSAGKVLASADWHLSRGENPGVLIGKDTRISGYLLESALQAGLIAAGVDVYLAGPVPTPAVAYLTRALRLQAGIVISASHNLFEDNGIKFFSSQGSKLADETEYAIEARLETSIETMPSARLGKAKRLQDAAGRYIEFCKSSFPYDLDLRGLKLVVDCAHGACYHIARHVFHELGADVITIGVQPDGININDGYGATAPANLQQAVKDHHADLGIALDGDGDRLVMVDADGCLYDGDQLLYIIAKHRHVQGTLKGGVVGTLMTNLAFEHAMQRMHVPFARAKVGDRHVMETMLQQGWQLGGENSGHIICLDRHTTGDGIISALQVLHALRVNQQTLAQAVSDLTLYPQILLNVRVARGADCSSHASIREVVMAAETALDGCGRVLLRPSGTEPLLRVMVEGEDGEKVRHWAETIAQTVREVAQIT
- the folP gene encoding dihydropteroate synthase, yielding MLLHCGSFKLDLSRTLVMGIVNITPDSFYDGGRHSQHDAALIHAHQLIQEGADLLDIGGESTRPGALSISVQEELDRIMPVIEGLHGAPVPLSVDTYKAEVMRSALAAGASMINDINALQQPDALAAVAASDVAVCLMHKQGALQAMQPPHYQDVVAEVLQFLRSRIVSAQKAGIARERIMVDPGFGFDKTLAHNLALLRHLDKFSVLGVPLLAGLSRKSMLGTITGQDVEHRVHASVAAALLAVMRGACMVRVHDVRATVDALKILNAVRGIDL
- the ftsH gene encoding ATP-dependent zinc metalloprotease FtsH, with translation MNNLFKSIGIWMVVALVLMTVFNQFNTRQQQTSQTQVDYSRFLEEVRLGSITKVTIEGRMLKAVTNDGKRISSYAPQDLWLVSDLIKNGVTIEAKPEEEQSFLMSIFVSWFPMLLLIGVWVFFMRQMQGGGKGGGLFSFGKSKARMLDETKERVTFADVAGCDEAKEEVSEIVDFLRDPTKFQNLGGRIPRGVLLLGSPGTGKTLLAKAIAGEANVPFFSISGSDFVEMFVGVGAARVRDMFEQAKKQAPCIVFIDEIDAVGRQRGAGLGGGNDEREQTLNALLVEMDGFEGASGVIVIAATNRPDVLDSALLRPGRFDRQVVVPLPDIRGREQILMVHMRKVPIAPDVKADILARGTPGMSGADLANLVNEAALFAARRSKRFVEMDDFEAAKDKIMMGAERRSVVMPEEERRNTAYHESGHAVVAKLLPKTDPVHKVTIIPRGRALGLTMQLPAEDRYSMDKNRILDTLAVLFGGRIAEEIFMHQMTTGASNDFERATEMARRMVTQWGMSEALGTMVYGENEGEVFLGRSVTTHKNVSEATMQKVDEEIRRIIDQQYALARGLIEANRDKVEAMAKALLEFETLDSDQLDDIMAGKPPRPPKVIQSSKDAQPPQDAAPTASGTPSAPQPAPGA
- the rlmE gene encoding 23S rRNA (uridine(2552)-2'-O)-methyltransferase RlmE, producing the protein MKRSKSSKQWMHEHVNDSYVQRAQKEGYRSRAAYKLLEIDERDRLLKRGMVVVDLGAAPGGWSQVAAIKVAEGGKVIAVDLLPLHPIHGVEFIQGDFRDDSVMAQIESKLGGKKIGLVISDMSPNISGINISDQARAMHLAELALDFSLRHLQPSGTFLVKVFQGVGFEDYIKLMRSYFARVVTRKPDSSRDRSNELYLLGTSKFESTFENSTF
- the yhbY gene encoding ribosome assembly RNA-binding protein YhbY yields the protein MLTLTVLQRQNLKARAHPLKPTVMIGSAGLTPTVLGEISCALKSHELIKIRVMNEDREARLVILEQICTQLNAVAVQHIGKILVIYQPQEDVPERKPAQHKGKRLSKKQLGSR